DNA sequence from the Staphylococcus epidermidis genome:
ACACAAAAAGAGGTATCACCAAAAGACGAAGTCTTGCCTTTTAATGCAATGACTGTATATGTCCAATTTTTTAAAAATAAAGCACTCTTCTGCAGTGGTATGATTATGATCTTGTCATCTATCGTGTTTGGTGCGATGAGTACTTTTATACCATTATATACGGTTAGGGAAGGTTTCGCGAATGCAGGTATTTTCCTCACAATTCAAGCCATTACAGTAGTGATAGCTAGATTTTATTTACGTAAGTATGTACCATCTGATGGTTTATGGCATCACCGTTTTATGATGATTGTCTTAACGTTACTGATGGTTGCTTCAGTCATTGTAGCTTTTGGACCACATATAGTGAGTATATTTGTATATATAAGTGCAATCTTTATCGGAATAACACAAGCGCTCGTTTATCCTACATTGACAACGTATTTAAGTTTTGTCTTACCAAAGATAGGACGTAATATGTTATTAGGATTGTTTATAGCATGTGCAGATTTAGGGATTTCACTAGGAGGTGTGCTAATGGGGCCAATATCAGATACGGTAGGATTTAAATGGATGTATATTTTATGCGCTTTATTGGTTACTATTGCAATGACACTAAGTAAAATTAGACAAAGACAAAGTGTTTCAAAAGCCTCATAGCAAAACTACATAAAAATAATGATAAATTTTAAGGGAGCCTCCAGTTTGTCTGAGGTTACACTCCCGCACATGTAAAAAATCGATTTATTTACTTTGTTAAAACGAAAGAAATGAAATTGTATCAAACTTTTATTGCAATTGAATATTCACGCTTTTTGATTACAATAGAAGAAACTTTTACATTCATATCTTTTTAATTCTAGTTTTATGGCTTTTTAAAAAGAAAGAAGTTAATAATAAAGAGGTAAATTAAGAGCGTGGAAAATGAGATAGAGTAGAATTTATTTTGAATATAATCCCCATATGGCTTATGAGCTCTAAGTTGAAATGTCTATAAAATTTATGTGTTAGGACTCCCAAACGCACATTTATAATATCTATGATATGGATATGTTTCTCAATTTAGCCTTATTAGTAACAGAGATAAAAAGACTAAGCCAGTTTCTAATTTAATGATAGATAAACTATGCCTGAGACAATTGTTGTCTCAGGTTTTGTTTTACTTGTCATTATTATATAGTGAATTTTTCATACTATCAGGTTTAATAATAGAAGAAATTTTTCAGAAAACTGTTATGTAACAGGATAATTTATTCACAAACTGTTATAACTTCTGTCACAGGTTCGTAATTTATACAAACTTTAGTAGAAAATATGCCATAAATTATGTGAAATTAATCACATGTTTCGTGGTATACTACCGTTGAAAACGTTAACAATACGAAATGGAGGCGGAGAGTATGTTAGAAACAAATAATCATACTAATGCTTGGCAAGGATTTAAAACAGGTCGTTGGAATAAAAATATAGACGTGAGAGAATTCATACAATTGAACTATTCATTATATGAAGGTGACGATGAATTTTTAGAAGGTCCTACAAAAGCAACTGAAACTTTATGGGATCAAGTAA
Encoded proteins:
- the cntE gene encoding staphylopine family metallophore export MFS transporter CntE, whose amino-acid sequence is MKGAMSWPFLRLYILTLMFFSANAILNVFIPLRGHDLGATNTVIGIVMGAYMLTAMLFRPWAGQIIARIGPIKVLRIILLINAMALVLYGFTGLEGYLIARIMQGVCTAFFSMSLQLGIIDALPEKYRSEGVSLYSLFSTIPNLLGPLIAVGIWHVENMSIFAIVMIFIAVTTTLFGYRTTFANTQKEVSPKDEVLPFNAMTVYVQFFKNKALFCSGMIMILSSIVFGAMSTFIPLYTVREGFANAGIFLTIQAITVVIARFYLRKYVPSDGLWHHRFMMIVLTLLMVASVIVAFGPHIVSIFVYISAIFIGITQALVYPTLTTYLSFVLPKIGRNMLLGLFIACADLGISLGGVLMGPISDTVGFKWMYILCALLVTIAMTLSKIRQRQSVSKAS